Proteins from a single region of Salipiger sp. H15:
- a CDS encoding GntR family transcriptional regulator, producing MTGHESDQDTAPEELQGAGTSTPLYLQVAHRLERQIVSGERAVGSLLPPEAELAVQLGVSRHTVRQAIAQLRKRGMLAARKGVGTRVEASKPDWRDRFRNDSRDDLFEFASQSEFFIRQKERREVRGKTAAEIGCRPGKRLIYMAGPRHFIGEPTPFCWNEVYLDPIAQDVVADMTVLRSSLFQLIEQRTGERIEEIQQEIRAVAICPEVCAELNRPEGTIGLRITRRYLASGGRLLEYAIQTSPDDSFAYRTNLSAE from the coding sequence ATGACAGGCCATGAGAGCGATCAGGACACGGCGCCGGAGGAGCTGCAGGGCGCCGGGACCTCGACACCGCTCTACCTGCAGGTGGCGCACCGGCTCGAACGCCAGATCGTTTCGGGCGAGCGTGCGGTCGGCAGCCTGCTTCCGCCCGAGGCCGAGCTCGCCGTGCAGCTGGGCGTCAGCCGCCACACCGTGCGCCAGGCCATCGCGCAGCTGCGCAAGCGCGGCATGCTGGCGGCGCGCAAGGGCGTCGGCACCCGCGTCGAGGCGTCGAAACCCGACTGGCGCGACCGTTTCCGCAACGATTCGCGCGACGACCTCTTCGAGTTCGCCAGCCAGAGCGAGTTCTTCATCCGGCAGAAGGAACGGCGCGAGGTGCGCGGCAAGACCGCGGCCGAGATCGGCTGCCGCCCCGGAAAACGCCTGATCTACATGGCCGGACCGCGGCATTTCATCGGCGAGCCGACGCCGTTCTGCTGGAACGAGGTCTATCTCGACCCGATCGCGCAGGACGTGGTGGCGGACATGACGGTGCTGCGCTCGTCGCTCTTCCAGCTCATCGAGCAGCGCACCGGCGAGCGGATCGAGGAGATCCAGCAGGAGATCCGCGCCGTCGCGATCTGCCCCGAGGTCTGCGCCGAGCTGAACCGGCCCGAAGGCACCATCGGGCTGCGCATCACCCGGCGCTACCTCGCCTCGGGTGGGCGGCTGCTGGAATATGCGATCCAGACCTCGCCCGACGACAGCTTCGCCTACCGGACGAATCTTTCCGCCGAGTGA
- a CDS encoding isochorismatase family protein, producing MTGAAENYAGVYDRSVGFGARPALLLIDFAHAYYDAACPLFAGEGAVTALAAALQLRAAARAAGVPVIHTRIALHPSGIDGGRFFEKAAPLGAFLPGRATAEFAKGLVPEADELVVSKQYPSAFFGTSLASTLTAMGCDSVILTGLTTSGCVRASCVDAMSHGFRTLVVREACGDRHAAPHEANLFDMNAKYADVIGMEACLAHFAKLGGGISAAR from the coding sequence ATGACTGGCGCGGCGGAGAATTACGCGGGGGTCTACGACCGCTCGGTCGGCTTCGGGGCCCGCCCGGCGCTGCTGCTGATCGACTTCGCCCACGCCTATTACGACGCGGCCTGCCCGCTCTTCGCCGGCGAGGGCGCGGTGACCGCGCTCGCCGCCGCGCTGCAGCTGCGGGCGGCGGCGCGGGCGGCGGGCGTGCCGGTCATCCACACCCGCATCGCGCTGCACCCGAGCGGCATCGACGGCGGGCGCTTCTTCGAGAAGGCCGCGCCGCTCGGGGCCTTCCTGCCCGGCCGCGCCACCGCCGAATTCGCCAAAGGGCTGGTGCCCGAGGCCGACGAGCTGGTGGTCTCGAAGCAGTACCCCTCGGCCTTCTTCGGCACGTCGCTCGCCTCGACCCTCACAGCCATGGGCTGTGACAGCGTGATCCTGACCGGGCTCACCACCTCGGGCTGCGTGCGCGCCTCCTGCGTCGATGCCATGAGCCACGGCTTCCGCACGCTGGTGGTGCGCGAGGCCTGCGGCGACCGCCACGCGGCCCCGCACGAGGCCAACCTCTTCGACATGAACGCGAAATACGCCGACGTGATCGGCATGGAGGCATGTCTCGCGCACTTCGCCAAGCTGGGCGGCGGGATCTCCGCGGCCCGGTGA
- a CDS encoding MFS transporter, which produces MRESLSTQGAPAASCLWIRPLAVMTLVQVAATCSILALTALAPEVAASLGVGAHWIGYQISLIYFSGIFASAFAGAVVETLRAERVIRLELAIFVLGLLMLASGQPVLMVLASLLFGIGYGLNNPASSEILHRHTPRRQQSLVFSIKQSGVPLGAVLANVMMPALLVALGVGWQGALALAALLPAGLLLWSLGTDSPEPAQRGAASEGIWRRMLGEQRAILSSPRLRTLAILGCLYSALQLIATAFIVVMLVEHGWTLVAAGSVAAASQLLGAVGRVAWGVAADRLGGFRTLALIGLIAGGILLSLNWVGSFPAALQAVLLAGLGGVASGWNGVFLAAAARTAPEGKVGANTGALLVYTFLGVIIGPSCFAFIYGIVGDYGLGFALFSSVGFLGAALSWRQMRAQARETRAA; this is translated from the coding sequence ATGCGCGAGAGCTTGTCGACCCAAGGCGCCCCGGCCGCGTCCTGCCTCTGGATCAGGCCGCTGGCGGTCATGACGCTGGTCCAGGTGGCGGCCACCTGCAGCATCCTCGCGCTGACCGCCCTCGCGCCCGAGGTCGCTGCCTCGCTCGGCGTCGGCGCGCACTGGATCGGCTACCAGATCAGCCTCATCTACTTCTCGGGCATCTTCGCCTCGGCGTTCGCCGGCGCGGTGGTCGAGACGCTGCGGGCCGAGCGGGTGATCCGCCTCGAGCTGGCGATCTTCGTGCTCGGCCTGCTGATGCTCGCAAGCGGACAGCCGGTGCTGATGGTGCTGGCCTCGCTGCTCTTCGGCATCGGCTACGGGCTCAACAACCCCGCCTCCTCCGAGATCCTGCACCGCCACACGCCGCGGCGGCAGCAGAGCCTCGTCTTCTCGATCAAGCAGAGCGGCGTGCCGCTGGGCGCGGTGCTGGCGAACGTGATGATGCCGGCGCTGCTGGTCGCGCTCGGGGTCGGCTGGCAGGGGGCGCTGGCGCTGGCCGCGCTGCTGCCCGCGGGGCTGCTGCTCTGGTCGCTGGGGACGGACAGCCCGGAACCGGCGCAGCGCGGCGCCGCCTCGGAGGGCATCTGGCGCCGGATGCTGGGCGAGCAGCGGGCGATCCTGTCGAGCCCGCGCCTGCGCACGCTGGCGATCCTCGGCTGCCTCTACTCGGCGCTGCAGCTGATCGCCACCGCCTTCATCGTCGTCATGCTGGTCGAGCACGGCTGGACGCTGGTCGCGGCGGGCAGCGTCGCGGCGGCCTCGCAGCTGCTGGGCGCGGTGGGGCGCGTGGCCTGGGGTGTGGCGGCGGACCGGCTGGGCGGGTTCCGGACGCTGGCGCTGATCGGCCTCATCGCGGGTGGCATCCTGCTGTCGCTCAACTGGGTCGGCAGTTTCCCGGCGGCGCTGCAGGCGGTGCTCCTCGCCGGCCTCGGCGGCGTGGCCTCGGGCTGGAACGGCGTCTTTCTCGCCGCCGCCGCGCGCACCGCGCCCGAGGGCAAGGTCGGCGCCAACACCGGCGCGCTGCTGGTCTACACCTTCCTCGGGGTGATTATCGGCCCGAGCTGCTTTGCCTTCATCTACGGCATCGTCGGCGACTATGGCCTCGGCTTCGCGCTGTTCTCCTCCGTGGGCTTCCTCGGGGCGGCTCTGTCGTGGCGGCAGATGCGCGCGCAGGCCCGAGAGACCCGCGCCGCATAG
- a CDS encoding FAD-dependent monooxygenase yields the protein MQFHLNGFRSGDPAVAEALPKAGDVAQKVDVLIVGCGPAGLTLAAQLSAFPEISVRITERKPGPLEVGQADGIACRSVEMFEAFGFAEKVMKEAYWVNEVAFWRPGADGALHRADRIMDVEDDLSEMPHVILNQARVHDFYLEIMRNSPRRLTPDYNRELVELTRTEDPEYPMQATFRCLDGAGTETLRARYVVGCDGARSTVRASMGHALKGESARQLWGVMDVLPVTDFPDIRLKAAIQSADQGSVLIIPREGGYMVRMYIELGELHGDERAADRAVSAELLIAKAQAILSPYSLEVKEVAWWSAYEIGQRVCDAFDDVPERERGSRSPRVFIAGDACHTHSPKAGQGMNVSMADTFNLGWKLAAVLRGRAAPALLDTYSEERRAKAKELIDFDRDMARLFSAKPKDAAEAAQFQRYFKQHGRYTAGVETRYDPSLITGGTGHQALAAGQIVGKRFHSAPVVRLADAKPMQLGHAFKADGRWRVLAFAPAGDGGQPGGAIARLCAELEPVIAGVTPEGADPDSVIDLRAVFQTPHREMRLGDLPAALLPRKGRYGLTDYEKAFCPAPNGPDIFDLRGINRARGALLVLRPDQFVAQVLPLGSTDEILKFLNGFLLPA from the coding sequence GTGCAATTTCACCTGAACGGATTTCGCAGCGGGGATCCCGCCGTCGCCGAGGCCCTTCCGAAGGCGGGCGACGTGGCGCAGAAGGTCGATGTGCTGATCGTCGGCTGCGGCCCGGCCGGGCTGACGCTCGCCGCGCAGCTTTCGGCCTTCCCCGAGATCTCGGTCCGCATCACCGAGCGCAAGCCCGGCCCGCTCGAGGTCGGACAGGCCGACGGCATCGCCTGCCGCTCGGTCGAGATGTTCGAGGCCTTCGGCTTCGCCGAGAAGGTGATGAAGGAAGCCTACTGGGTCAACGAGGTGGCCTTCTGGCGGCCCGGCGCGGACGGTGCGCTGCACCGCGCCGACCGCATCATGGACGTCGAGGACGACCTCTCGGAAATGCCGCACGTGATCCTCAACCAGGCGCGGGTGCATGACTTCTACCTCGAGATCATGCGCAATTCCCCGCGCCGCCTGACGCCCGACTACAACCGCGAGCTGGTCGAGCTGACGCGGACCGAAGACCCGGAATACCCGATGCAGGCCACCTTCCGGTGCCTCGACGGGGCGGGGACCGAGACCCTCCGCGCCCGCTATGTCGTCGGCTGCGACGGCGCGCGCAGCACCGTGCGCGCCTCGATGGGCCACGCGCTGAAGGGCGAGTCGGCGCGCCAGCTCTGGGGCGTGATGGACGTGCTGCCGGTGACCGATTTCCCCGACATCCGCCTCAAGGCGGCGATCCAGTCGGCGGACCAGGGCAGCGTGCTGATCATCCCGCGCGAGGGCGGCTACATGGTGCGCATGTACATCGAACTCGGCGAGCTGCACGGGGATGAGCGCGCTGCCGACCGCGCTGTCAGCGCCGAGCTGCTGATCGCCAAGGCGCAGGCGATCCTCTCGCCCTACAGTCTCGAGGTGAAGGAGGTCGCCTGGTGGTCGGCCTACGAGATCGGCCAGCGGGTCTGCGACGCCTTCGACGACGTGCCCGAGCGCGAGCGCGGCAGCCGAAGCCCGCGCGTCTTCATCGCCGGCGACGCCTGCCACACCCACAGCCCCAAGGCCGGGCAAGGCATGAACGTCAGCATGGCCGACACGTTCAATCTCGGCTGGAAGCTCGCCGCCGTGCTGCGCGGGCGGGCCGCCCCCGCCCTGCTCGACACCTATTCCGAGGAGCGCCGCGCCAAGGCCAAGGAGCTGATCGACTTCGACCGCGACATGGCCCGCCTCTTCAGCGCCAAGCCGAAGGACGCCGCCGAGGCCGCGCAGTTCCAGCGCTACTTCAAGCAGCACGGCCGCTACACCGCCGGGGTCGAGACGCGCTACGACCCCTCGCTGATCACCGGCGGCACCGGGCATCAGGCGCTGGCGGCGGGGCAGATCGTCGGCAAGCGCTTCCACTCCGCCCCGGTGGTGCGGCTGGCGGATGCGAAACCGATGCAGCTTGGCCATGCCTTCAAGGCGGACGGGCGCTGGCGGGTTCTGGCCTTCGCCCCGGCGGGCGACGGCGGGCAGCCGGGCGGCGCCATCGCGCGGCTCTGCGCGGAATTGGAGCCGGTGATCGCGGGCGTCACGCCCGAGGGCGCGGACCCCGACAGCGTGATCGACCTGCGCGCGGTCTTCCAGACCCCGCACCGCGAGATGCGACTCGGGGACCTGCCCGCCGCGCTCCTGCCGAGGAAGGGGAGATACGGGCTCACCGACTACGAGAAGGCCTTCTGCCCGGCCCCGAACGGCCCCGACATTTTCGACCTGCGCGGCATCAACAGGGCGCGCGGCGCGCTGCTCGTTCTGCGCCCCGACCAGTTCGTCGCGCAGGTGCTTCCGCTCGGCTCGACCGACGAAATATTGAAATTTCTCAACGGCTTCCTGCTCCCAGCGTAG
- a CDS encoding amidase gives MSLVTISGILGRLATGETTATALLAELQSRIAARGTLSPFQRLEWERAYEQADLSDRARREGKPQGPLAGVPMAHKDMFDRRGSTVGFGAHPSARKTATATAPVLDRLDRAGAVDFGRLQMSEFAMGPTGQNHHHGMPENPAVAGGVPGGSSSGSGVAVGMGLVPAALGSDTGGSIRVPAACNGVVGFKPGLGVVPLEGAMPLSWTQDTIGPLAASVDCARRVLSVISGGKVRAHAETPRKLRLAFDRGGFVEGISDRMRAALAETRGALAGQGHDLVSLDMGFFADLTEPANVIAIAEAATVHADRLRDCPETYGTQVRARLAQAAGISAQAYLRARQIREIALARTEAEIFAAADLVILPGLADVAPQAEALVHAEGAEIARMISGMTGFTRPGSILGLPVLSLPVAWTSDGPLSLQIMGPRGSEDLIADLAQTLETTRQPVDAVLAELA, from the coding sequence ATGAGCCTCGTGACCATCTCCGGCATCCTGGGCCGGCTCGCCACGGGCGAGACCACCGCGACCGCGCTGCTTGCCGAGCTGCAGTCCCGCATCGCCGCCCGCGGCACGCTCTCGCCCTTCCAGCGGCTCGAATGGGAACGCGCATACGAGCAGGCCGACCTGTCCGACCGCGCCCGCCGCGAGGGCAAGCCGCAGGGACCGCTCGCCGGGGTGCCGATGGCGCACAAGGACATGTTCGACCGCAGAGGCTCGACCGTCGGCTTCGGCGCGCACCCCTCCGCGCGCAAGACCGCGACCGCCACCGCGCCGGTGCTCGATCGCCTCGACCGCGCCGGGGCGGTGGACTTCGGCCGGCTGCAGATGTCCGAGTTCGCCATGGGCCCCACCGGGCAGAACCACCACCACGGCATGCCCGAGAACCCGGCGGTCGCGGGCGGCGTGCCCGGCGGCTCGTCGAGCGGCTCGGGCGTCGCCGTCGGCATGGGGCTGGTGCCCGCGGCGCTCGGCTCGGACACCGGCGGCTCGATCCGCGTGCCCGCCGCCTGCAACGGCGTCGTCGGCTTCAAGCCCGGGCTCGGCGTGGTGCCGCTCGAGGGCGCCATGCCGCTCAGCTGGACGCAGGACACGATCGGCCCGCTTGCCGCCTCGGTGGACTGCGCGCGGCGGGTGCTCTCGGTGATCTCGGGCGGCAAGGTCCGCGCCCATGCCGAGACCCCGCGCAAGCTGCGCCTCGCCTTCGACCGCGGCGGTTTCGTCGAGGGCATCTCGGACCGGATGCGCGCCGCGCTGGCCGAGACCCGCGGCGCGCTGGCGGGGCAGGGGCATGACCTCGTCTCGCTCGACATGGGCTTCTTCGCCGATCTCACCGAGCCCGCCAACGTCATCGCCATCGCCGAGGCCGCGACGGTCCACGCCGACCGGCTGCGCGACTGCCCCGAGACCTACGGCACCCAGGTGCGCGCGCGCCTCGCGCAGGCCGCCGGCATCTCCGCCCAGGCCTACCTGCGCGCCCGGCAGATCCGCGAGATCGCCCTTGCCCGCACCGAAGCCGAGATCTTCGCCGCCGCCGACCTGGTGATCCTGCCCGGCCTCGCCGACGTGGCGCCCCAGGCCGAGGCACTCGTCCATGCCGAGGGCGCCGAGATCGCCCGGATGATCTCGGGCATGACCGGCTTCACCCGCCCCGGCTCGATCCTCGGCCTGCCGGTGCTCTCGCTGCCCGTGGCCTGGACATCGGACGGCCCGCTCAGCCTCCAGATCATGGGGCCGCGCGGATCGGAGGATCTCATCGCCGATCTCGCGCAGACCCTTGAAACCACGCGCCAGCCGGTGGATGCCGTACTGGCGGAACTTGCATGA
- a CDS encoding amidase translates to MTDPSRLDATTARRLMREGRLTPRDLVRACLSRIAARDGEIRAWLSLNPRAEAEASAIAASDPRPLAGIPVGIKDVIDTAELPTTHNSPLYGSRRPSDDAPCVEILRAAGAIILGKTDTTEFAAAGRNAMTGCPADPARSSGGSSAGSAAAVADFHVPLALGTQTGGSTIRPASFCGTPAMKPSWGLISTEGVKLYAASLDTVGLYARSYDDLALLGDLYGFPETGTPAARPRLALCLTPYADELAPEMMDLMQSLPGRLDAVADTEWLQLPAEMADLDALHRCVQMSEGAAAMRNLMHKGPLVHRDFLNRAARSEGHSARQMFEAYDRLADHRRAFEALAAPYDAVIAPAAPGFAPPGRGAGKPKFNALWTAMQLPCIHVPARADPLPLGVQLVAARAQDSRLIRLAAQIAPALAPSRPAEKEGKDD, encoded by the coding sequence ATGACAGACCCCAGCCGGCTCGACGCCACCACCGCCCGCAGGCTGATGCGCGAGGGGCGGCTCACGCCGCGCGACCTCGTGCGCGCCTGCCTTTCCCGCATCGCCGCGCGCGACGGCGAGATCCGCGCCTGGCTGAGCCTCAACCCGCGCGCCGAGGCCGAGGCGTCGGCGATCGCCGCCTCGGACCCGCGCCCGCTGGCCGGCATTCCCGTCGGCATCAAGGACGTGATCGACACGGCGGAGCTGCCGACCACGCACAACTCCCCTCTCTACGGCTCCCGCCGCCCGAGCGACGACGCGCCCTGCGTCGAGATCCTGCGGGCGGCGGGGGCGATCATCCTCGGCAAGACCGACACCACCGAGTTCGCCGCCGCCGGGCGCAACGCAATGACCGGCTGCCCGGCCGATCCCGCGCGCAGCTCCGGCGGCTCCTCGGCGGGCTCGGCCGCCGCCGTGGCCGATTTCCACGTGCCGCTGGCGCTCGGCACCCAGACCGGCGGCTCGACCATCCGCCCGGCCTCGTTCTGCGGCACCCCGGCGATGAAGCCGAGCTGGGGGCTGATCTCGACCGAGGGGGTGAAGCTCTACGCCGCCAGCCTCGACACGGTGGGGCTCTACGCGCGCTCCTACGACGACCTCGCGCTGCTCGGCGATCTCTACGGCTTCCCCGAGACCGGAACGCCCGCTGCCCGGCCGAGGCTGGCGCTCTGCCTCACCCCCTACGCCGACGAGCTGGCGCCCGAGATGATGGACCTCATGCAGAGCCTGCCCGGACGGCTCGACGCCGTGGCGGACACCGAATGGCTGCAGCTTCCCGCCGAGATGGCGGACCTCGACGCGCTGCACCGCTGCGTGCAGATGAGCGAGGGCGCCGCCGCCATGCGCAACCTCATGCACAAGGGGCCGCTGGTGCACCGCGATTTCCTGAACCGCGCGGCCCGCAGCGAGGGTCATAGCGCCCGGCAGATGTTCGAGGCCTACGACCGGCTCGCCGATCACCGCCGCGCCTTCGAGGCGCTGGCCGCCCCCTATGACGCGGTGATCGCCCCCGCCGCCCCCGGTTTCGCCCCGCCCGGACGCGGCGCCGGCAAGCCGAAGTTCAATGCGCTCTGGACGGCGATGCAACTGCCCTGCATTCATGTTCCAGCGCGCGCGGATCCGCTGCCGCTCGGCGTGCAGCTCGTGGCGGCCCGGGCGCAGGACAGCCGGCTGATCCGGCTCGCCGCCCAGATTGCCCCGGCGCTGGCCCCCTCCCGGCCCGCCGAGAAGGAAGGAAAGGACGACTGA
- a CDS encoding flavin reductase family protein produces MDPNDFKSGMRRLAAGVSLITCECDGVRHGLIATAVTSLSAEPPSLLICVNASASIHEHLSEARAFCVNVLSRGQQDIATRFAMPKDRETRFEMGDWSELETGAPALRGAQVSFDCRPAQKSSFGTHTIFIGEVVAVTDWGSPSDPLLYHEGKFESLTRTEKA; encoded by the coding sequence ATGGACCCCAACGACTTCAAATCCGGCATGCGGCGCCTTGCCGCCGGCGTCTCGCTGATCACCTGCGAGTGCGACGGCGTGCGGCACGGCCTGATCGCCACCGCGGTGACCTCGCTCAGCGCCGAGCCGCCGAGCCTGCTGATCTGCGTCAACGCCTCGGCCTCGATCCACGAGCACCTGAGCGAGGCGCGGGCCTTCTGCGTCAACGTGCTCTCGCGCGGGCAGCAGGACATCGCGACGCGCTTCGCCATGCCGAAGGACCGCGAGACCCGCTTCGAGATGGGCGACTGGTCCGAGCTGGAGACCGGCGCCCCTGCCCTCCGTGGCGCGCAGGTGAGCTTCGACTGCCGCCCGGCGCAGAAGAGCAGCTTCGGCACGCACACGATCTTCATCGGCGAGGTGGTCGCGGTCACCGACTGGGGCAGCCCCTCGGACCCGCTGCTCTACCACGAGGGCAAGTTCGAGAGCCTGACCCGCACGGAAAAGGCCTGA
- a CDS encoding MarR family transcriptional regulator, which yields MPQTDDIPEDRGGPSVEDTVLGNLIGYRLKRAYMQIQPEAQRVLAEDDLRVVSFSCLSIIADNAGIVQSELADALKMERSNLVVIIDELEQRGLITRKKVPTDRRRYALAATLRGRRLRDRAAEKVRTAEDEIIGRLDDKDRAHLMAVLERLEDKTR from the coding sequence ATGCCGCAGACTGACGACATTCCGGAAGACCGTGGCGGGCCGAGTGTGGAGGACACGGTGCTTGGCAACCTGATCGGATACCGGCTGAAGCGCGCCTACATGCAGATCCAGCCCGAGGCGCAGCGCGTGCTCGCCGAGGACGACCTGCGGGTGGTCAGCTTCTCCTGCCTTTCGATCATCGCCGACAACGCCGGGATCGTGCAGTCGGAGCTTGCGGATGCCCTGAAGATGGAGCGCTCGAACCTCGTCGTGATCATCGACGAGCTGGAACAGCGCGGCCTCATCACCCGCAAGAAGGTTCCGACCGACCGCCGGCGCTACGCGCTCGCGGCCACGCTGCGCGGACGCCGCCTGCGCGACCGCGCCGCAGAGAAGGTGAGGACGGCCGAGGACGAGATCATCGGCCGGCTCGACGACAAGGACCGCGCGCATCTCATGGCCGTGCTCGAACGGCTCGAAGACAAGACGCGCTGA
- a CDS encoding MarR family transcriptional regulator: MTARDDLSQMPGHLIRRLNQRSTAVFSERMKSAPVELTSVQYAALDVLAREPGIDQARLAALIAYDRATIGEVVKRLVQKGLVARQVNEDDRRARSLRLTGEGEAALAQVAPLVAALQADILETLTEAERAQFLALARKAVES; the protein is encoded by the coding sequence ATGACCGCACGCGACGATCTCTCGCAGATGCCCGGCCACCTGATCCGCCGACTCAACCAGCGCTCGACCGCGGTCTTCTCGGAGCGGATGAAATCGGCCCCGGTGGAACTGACCTCGGTGCAATACGCCGCGCTCGACGTGCTGGCGCGCGAGCCGGGGATCGACCAGGCGCGGCTGGCGGCGCTCATCGCCTATGACCGGGCGACGATCGGCGAGGTGGTGAAGCGGCTGGTCCAGAAGGGGCTGGTGGCGCGGCAGGTGAACGAGGACGACCGCCGCGCGCGCAGCCTGCGCCTGACCGGCGAGGGGGAGGCGGCGCTGGCACAGGTCGCCCCGCTGGTGGCGGCGCTGCAGGCCGATATCCTCGAGACCCTCACCGAGGCCGAGCGGGCGCAATTCCTTGCCCTCGCGCGCAAGGCGGTGGAGTCCTGA
- the rutA gene encoding pyrimidine utilization protein A, whose translation MDMGVFIPIANNGWLISEGSPQYMASFDLNKQVVQKAESYGLEFALSMVKFRGFGGKTEFWDHALESFTLMAGLAAVTSEIKLFASTAILTLPPAIVARMASTISSIAPGRFGINIVTGWAEGEYSQMGLWPGNEWFGYRYDYATEYVSVMKDLWENGSSDLKGEHFTMTDCKLSPAPEGKVEIVAAGQSAKGMKFAADYADYNFILGAGINTPTAFAPNVAQLVEAAKVSGRDVGAYVLFMVIADETDEAAMAKWHKYHDMADMGALKWLIDQSNMDQSADGTSTAKHMAVPEGAVNFNMGTLVGSYATVARMLDEAAEIEGVKGIMLTFDDFLLGMDAFGQKIQPLMDSRSHKLKAA comes from the coding sequence ATGGATATGGGTGTCTTCATCCCGATCGCCAACAACGGGTGGCTGATCTCGGAGGGCTCGCCGCAGTACATGGCGAGTTTCGATCTCAACAAGCAGGTGGTGCAGAAGGCCGAGAGCTACGGGCTCGAGTTCGCGCTCTCGATGGTCAAGTTCCGCGGCTTCGGCGGCAAGACCGAGTTCTGGGACCACGCGCTGGAAAGCTTCACGCTGATGGCCGGGCTCGCCGCCGTCACCTCCGAGATCAAGCTCTTCGCCTCGACCGCGATCCTGACCCTGCCGCCGGCGATCGTGGCGCGCATGGCCTCGACCATCAGCTCGATCGCCCCGGGCCGCTTCGGCATCAACATCGTCACCGGCTGGGCCGAGGGCGAATACAGCCAGATGGGCCTCTGGCCGGGCAACGAGTGGTTCGGCTACCGCTACGACTATGCCACCGAATACGTCTCGGTGATGAAGGATCTCTGGGAGAACGGCAGCTCGGACCTCAAGGGCGAGCACTTCACCATGACCGACTGCAAGCTCTCCCCCGCCCCCGAGGGCAAGGTCGAGATCGTCGCCGCCGGGCAGAGCGCCAAGGGCATGAAGTTCGCCGCCGACTACGCCGACTACAACTTCATCCTCGGCGCCGGCATCAACACCCCGACCGCCTTTGCGCCCAACGTCGCGCAGCTGGTCGAGGCGGCCAAGGTCTCGGGCCGGGACGTGGGCGCCTACGTGCTGTTCATGGTCATCGCCGACGAGACCGACGAGGCCGCCATGGCCAAGTGGCACAAGTACCACGACATGGCCGACATGGGCGCGCTGAAGTGGCTGATCGACCAGTCGAACATGGACCAGAGCGCCGACGGCACCTCGACCGCCAAGCACATGGCGGTGCCCGAGGGCGCGGTGAACTTCAACATGGGCACGCTGGTCGGCTCCTATGCCACCGTCGCGCGGATGCTGGACGAGGCCGCCGAGATCGAGGGCGTGAAGGGCATCATGCTGACCTTCGACGACTTCCTGCTCGGCATGGATGCCTTCGGCCAGAAGATCCAGCCGCTGATGGACTCGCGCAGCCACAAGCTCAAGGCCGCCTGA
- a CDS encoding MBL fold metallo-hydrolase → MTPSPVVKTFWDEPTGSWQYVFHDPATMMGAIVDPVLDFDPLAGATRTRNADAIIAYVQEAGIEITHILDTHPHADHFSAAPYIQSRIGGITAIGEHVRKVQKLWQGIYNLPDLPTDGAQWDLLLADGDEFMVGAIPVRVIFSPGHTLASITYVAGDAAFVHDTLMMPDSGTSRADFPGGSSADLYASLMRILALPQETRLYVGHDYAPEGRAAQCCATVAEHRATNIHLRDAPSEAEFRAVRDARDATLPLPKLMLAALQVNIRGGRLPEAEENGRSYLKIPLNVFETR, encoded by the coding sequence ATGACCCCGAGCCCCGTCGTGAAGACATTCTGGGACGAACCCACCGGCAGCTGGCAATACGTCTTCCACGACCCTGCGACGATGATGGGCGCGATCGTCGATCCGGTGCTGGACTTCGATCCGCTGGCCGGGGCGACGCGCACGCGGAACGCCGACGCGATCATCGCCTACGTGCAGGAGGCCGGGATCGAGATCACCCATATCCTCGACACCCATCCCCATGCCGACCACTTCTCGGCCGCGCCCTATATCCAGTCGCGGATCGGTGGCATCACGGCGATCGGCGAGCACGTGCGGAAGGTGCAGAAGCTCTGGCAGGGCATCTACAACCTGCCGGACCTGCCCACCGACGGGGCACAATGGGACCTGCTGCTCGCCGACGGCGATGAGTTCATGGTCGGGGCCATCCCGGTCAGGGTGATCTTCAGCCCCGGGCACACGCTGGCCTCGATCACCTATGTCGCGGGGGATGCCGCCTTCGTGCATGACACGCTGATGATGCCCGACAGCGGCACCTCGCGGGCGGATTTCCCGGGGGGCAGTTCGGCGGACCTCTATGCCAGCCTGATGCGGATCCTCGCACTGCCGCAGGAGACCCGGCTCTACGTCGGCCACGACTATGCGCCGGAGGGGCGCGCGGCGCAGTGCTGCGCCACGGTGGCCGAGCACAGGGCGACGAACATCCACCTGAGGGACGCGCCCTCCGAGGCCGAGTTCCGCGCCGTTCGCGACGCGCGCGATGCCACGCTGCCGCTGCCGAAGCTCATGCTGGCGGCGCTGCAGGTGAACATCCGGGGCGGACGGTTGCCGGAGGCGGAAGAGAACGGCCGCAGCTACCTCAAGATCCCGCTGAACGTCTTCGAGACGAGATAA